In a genomic window of Aggregatimonas sangjinii:
- a CDS encoding efflux RND transporter periplasmic adaptor subunit, protein MNKYVKYVLIAVLVIAALWAAVFFIKSNSKSVITYETQKPFISSIEKKTVATGKVIPEDEVEIKPQISGIIEKIYLEEGAEVKAGDLIAKIKIVPNEQALNSARGRVRNAEIALNNITIEYNRNKSLFDKGVISSQDFNNLQLQIDQAKQELSNAQADYQIIRKGSAGGSASANTNIRATVAGTILEIPVEEGDQVIQSNNFNDGTTIASIADLTKMIFEGKVDEGEVGKLKVGIPLKISLGAIEGQELDAKLKFIAPKGLEETGAVQFRIEGDVETKDDVFIRAGYSANASIVLEKKDDILVISEALLQFDKKTNKPYVEVAVGAESEQKFERRDIEVGISDGVNIEIVSGLTEEDNIKQWNKTEPIKKGEEEGEEGGEAADEDE, encoded by the coding sequence ATGAACAAGTATGTTAAATATGTTTTAATAGCAGTATTGGTAATAGCCGCACTCTGGGCGGCGGTATTTTTCATAAAATCGAACAGTAAATCGGTGATTACCTATGAAACGCAAAAACCGTTTATTTCAAGTATCGAAAAGAAAACAGTAGCAACGGGTAAGGTTATTCCGGAGGACGAGGTTGAGATCAAGCCCCAAATTTCCGGTATCATCGAAAAAATATACTTGGAGGAGGGTGCTGAGGTCAAAGCAGGGGATTTGATCGCTAAGATTAAAATCGTTCCTAATGAACAAGCCTTGAACTCGGCGCGTGGGCGAGTACGAAATGCCGAAATCGCCCTGAACAATATCACCATCGAATACAATAGAAACAAGTCCTTGTTCGACAAAGGGGTCATATCGAGCCAAGATTTCAATAACCTACAATTGCAAATAGATCAGGCAAAGCAGGAATTGTCCAACGCCCAAGCGGACTATCAAATTATTCGAAAGGGTTCTGCGGGCGGTTCGGCTTCGGCAAATACGAATATACGTGCAACGGTGGCGGGGACCATTCTAGAGATTCCGGTAGAAGAGGGAGATCAGGTCATACAAAGCAACAACTTCAACGATGGTACCACCATCGCATCGATTGCCGACCTCACCAAAATGATTTTTGAAGGCAAGGTAGACGAGGGAGAAGTAGGTAAACTAAAGGTGGGTATCCCTTTAAAAATTAGCCTGGGGGCGATTGAAGGGCAAGAATTGGATGCCAAACTAAAATTTATCGCTCCAAAAGGGTTGGAGGAAACCGGGGCCGTTCAATTTAGGATCGAGGGTGATGTTGAGACCAAGGACGATGTATTTATCCGTGCGGGTTACAGTGCCAATGCATCCATAGTCTTGGAAAAGAAAGATGATATTCTTGTTATTTCCGAAGCCTTATTGCAATTCGATAAAAAGACGAACAAACCCTATGTTGAGGTCGCTGTCGGGGCTGAGAGCGAGCAAAAGTTCGAACGTAGGGATATTGAAGTGGGTATTTCCGACGGGGTCAACATTGAAATTGTTTCCGGATTAACGGAGGAGGACAACATAAAACAATGGAACAAGACCGAACCGATCAAAAAGGGTGAGGAAGAAGGTGAAGAAGGCGGGGAAGCGGCCGACGAAGACGAATAA
- a CDS encoding ABC transporter permease yields the protein MRQLFDRDTWVEIFQSIRKNKLRTFLTMLGVFIGIYIYIGLSGASKGLDNGFEREFETIARNSMFVFSQSTSKPYAGYKTGRRIQLKLQDVDVLRQQVPEIMAIAPRNVRGIFGSDPGVITRGLRSGNYSVFGDFPEFTEIATKKIYDGGRFINDADIEQERKVCVIGERTQKELFEEDEDPIGGYVAIEGVNFQVVGVHKFTSGSPFDNDSDIFIPFSTYRKLYNTGDDVAWFTIAAYDDADVIQAEQDIKATLRRIHKVDPTDEKAIGAFNLGEVFKKIFGFSSGLTFLSLIVGIATILAGVIGIGNILLISVKERTKELGVRRALGATPAEVRNQIIIEALVLTLLAGVIGIIFGAATLKAIDSFTAGGDFPYTNPTVPIPYVIGSLLLMVVLGILIGMIPAQRAVSIKPIDALREE from the coding sequence ATGAGACAACTATTTGATAGGGATACTTGGGTCGAAATCTTTCAATCTATTCGAAAGAACAAACTTCGTACGTTTTTAACGATGCTCGGGGTATTTATCGGTATCTATATCTATATCGGACTTTCAGGAGCTTCCAAAGGGCTTGATAACGGGTTTGAGCGGGAGTTCGAAACCATTGCCCGAAACAGTATGTTCGTTTTTTCACAAAGCACCAGTAAGCCCTACGCCGGTTATAAAACGGGGCGTCGCATTCAATTAAAACTTCAGGATGTAGATGTGCTCCGCCAACAAGTTCCGGAGATTATGGCCATCGCTCCCAGAAATGTAAGGGGCATCTTCGGAAGCGACCCCGGTGTCATCACCCGTGGCCTGCGTTCCGGTAATTATTCCGTTTTCGGCGATTTCCCGGAATTTACGGAGATAGCCACAAAAAAGATTTATGACGGGGGAAGATTTATAAACGACGCGGATATCGAACAGGAGCGCAAGGTATGTGTTATTGGTGAGCGCACCCAGAAAGAACTATTTGAAGAGGATGAGGACCCCATTGGCGGGTATGTGGCCATAGAAGGCGTGAATTTTCAGGTTGTCGGCGTGCATAAGTTCACTTCCGGCAGCCCTTTTGATAATGATAGCGATATTTTTATCCCCTTTAGCACCTATAGAAAATTGTACAATACCGGGGACGATGTCGCATGGTTTACGATTGCAGCTTATGATGATGCCGACGTAATTCAAGCCGAGCAGGATATCAAAGCGACTTTGAGACGTATCCATAAGGTAGACCCTACAGACGAAAAGGCCATCGGGGCATTTAATTTGGGCGAGGTATTCAAGAAAATATTCGGGTTCTCTAGTGGGCTTACCTTCTTGTCGCTTATCGTAGGTATAGCGACCATATTGGCTGGGGTTATCGGTATCGGAAACATCCTATTGATCTCGGTAAAAGAGCGTACCAAGGAGTTAGGGGTACGCCGGGCACTTGGGGCGACACCGGCCGAGGTCAGAAACCAAATTATTATTGAAGCGCTTGTTCTTACCCTCTTGGCAGGGGTCATCGGAATAATATTTGGCGCAGCCACGCTAAAAGCAATCGATTCGTTTACGGCAGGGGGTGATTTCCCATACACCAATCCGACCGTGCCGATACCGTATGTCATCGGGTCCTTATTGTTGATGGTCGTATTGGGAATCCTTATCGGAATGATACCGGCACAACGAGCGGTAAGTATTAAACCAATCGATGCATTAAGAGAAGAGTAA
- a CDS encoding ABC transporter permease, giving the protein MFSRDVWKEIFEAIQKNKLRTFLTGFTVALGIFIFVTLFGMGNGLNNTFMKFFGDDATNIFRIYPSETTIPFGGYKAKRRIEFDNGDLDDIIEEFGPLVDYITPSIRRGGLVTYKDKSDNYTTMGVGPGMQFAEKTIMMKGRYISTRDIREKAKYAVIGRMVEKDIFGGQDALGEYIDVAGSAFKVIGVFQDDGGDNEERNIFIPFTTRQLLEGNNDKIGQITLAFNEAIGYDGALRFEKNLEQYIRKKKIISPKDPRGIFIENVAENLKRNQQFAGVLQIIIAAIAFVVIISGVIGISNIMVFVVKERTKEIGIRKAMGATPKTIISSILLESIFITALFGFVGMVLGIVTLNSIQGKVLEDDYFITNPGIDSGMAIFVTILLIICGTLAAYVPARKASRIKPIVALRDD; this is encoded by the coding sequence ATGTTCAGTAGAGACGTTTGGAAAGAAATATTCGAAGCGATTCAGAAAAATAAGCTCCGTACTTTTCTGACGGGCTTTACCGTAGCGCTGGGTATTTTTATTTTCGTCACTCTTTTTGGTATGGGCAACGGCCTCAACAATACCTTTATGAAGTTCTTTGGCGACGATGCCACCAATATATTTAGAATTTACCCCTCAGAGACAACCATTCCTTTTGGGGGCTATAAAGCCAAACGACGGATTGAATTCGACAATGGGGATCTTGACGATATCATTGAGGAATTTGGTCCGTTAGTCGATTACATAACCCCCAGTATCAGACGTGGCGGATTGGTTACCTACAAAGATAAATCTGACAACTATACTACGATGGGCGTAGGTCCGGGTATGCAGTTTGCCGAAAAGACGATTATGATGAAAGGCAGGTATATCAGTACTAGGGATATACGTGAGAAAGCCAAGTATGCCGTTATCGGCAGAATGGTCGAGAAAGATATCTTCGGGGGACAGGATGCGCTCGGGGAATATATTGATGTAGCTGGCAGTGCTTTCAAAGTCATAGGGGTCTTTCAAGACGATGGGGGTGATAACGAAGAGCGTAATATTTTTATTCCGTTCACTACGCGGCAACTACTTGAAGGAAACAATGATAAGATAGGACAGATTACATTGGCTTTCAACGAAGCTATCGGCTATGACGGCGCACTTAGGTTTGAAAAAAATCTTGAACAATATATCCGTAAGAAGAAAATAATCAGTCCGAAAGATCCAAGAGGTATTTTTATCGAAAATGTTGCAGAAAACCTGAAACGAAACCAACAGTTCGCGGGTGTGCTTCAAATTATTATCGCGGCTATCGCCTTTGTGGTCATCATCTCAGGTGTAATTGGTATCAGTAATATTATGGTGTTTGTCGTTAAAGAGCGTACGAAGGAAATTGGCATCCGAAAGGCGATGGGGGCCACACCAAAGACCATCATCAGTTCTATTTTGTTGGAATCTATTTTCATTACCGCACTGTTCGGTTTTGTAGGCATGGTATTGGGTATTGTAACCCTGAATTCTATTCAGGGTAAGGTGCTTGAAGATGATTACTTTATCACCAACCCTGGAATCGATTCAGGTATGGCCATATTCGTAACGATTTTATTGATTATATGTGGCACGTTGGCTGCGTACGTGCCGGCGCGAAAAGCATCGCGAATAAAACCGATAGTAGCACTAAGGGACGACTAG
- a CDS encoding ABC transporter ATP-binding protein produces the protein MIQIKDLHKSYKMGSNSLHVLKGINFSVEAGELVAIMGSSGSGKSTLLNILGMLDELDEGAYTLDGVPIKNLNETKAANYRNKFLGFVFQSFNLINYKNAMENVALPLYYQRVGRKERQEKALKYLEQVGLREWADHLPSELSGGQKQRVAIARAMAAEPKVLLADEPTGALDSKTSYEVMDLIQKINDKGNTILVVTHEEDIAHMCKRIVHLKDGIIIEDKKVEQVRAQQYVQ, from the coding sequence ATGATTCAAATTAAAGATCTTCATAAGTCTTATAAGATGGGGAGCAATTCCCTGCACGTATTAAAAGGCATCAATTTTTCGGTAGAAGCAGGTGAGTTAGTCGCAATAATGGGATCTTCCGGTTCGGGAAAGTCGACCTTGTTGAATATTTTGGGAATGTTGGATGAATTGGACGAGGGTGCTTATACCTTGGATGGTGTTCCCATTAAAAACCTGAACGAGACCAAGGCGGCCAACTACCGCAATAAGTTTTTGGGCTTTGTTTTCCAATCCTTTAATTTAATCAATTACAAAAATGCCATGGAAAATGTGGCCTTACCCCTCTATTATCAAAGGGTAGGCCGAAAGGAACGTCAGGAAAAAGCCTTGAAGTATTTGGAGCAAGTAGGATTGAGGGAATGGGCAGACCATTTGCCCAGCGAACTTTCCGGAGGGCAGAAGCAACGTGTCGCTATAGCTAGGGCCATGGCTGCGGAGCCTAAAGTGCTCTTGGCGGATGAACCAACGGGCGCTTTGGATAGTAAAACTTCGTATGAAGTGATGGACCTGATTCAAAAAATCAACGACAAAGGAAACACGATTTTGGTCGTGACCCATGAAGAAGATATCGCACATATGTGCAAACGCATCGTGCATCTTAAAGATGGGATTATCATAGAGGATAAGAAAGTGGAACAGGTTAGAGCACAGCAATATGTTCAGTAG
- a CDS encoding efflux RND transporter periplasmic adaptor subunit: MKKSVTRIILLLIVVAFGGSMYYLYSKNAEDPVVYETEQASKRTIIKKTVATGSILPLEEVLIKPNISGVIEEVFVEGGDYVKSGDLLCRIKVVPNLNALNDARNAIDEAKIGLDDQLRNLERQKGLFAKGVISKVDLERAQVAYDQSKQAYAAANKRYDIVKTGTTRGFGNAANTQIRATVSGMVLEVPVEVGNQVIESNNFNEGTTIAAIADIEKMIFEGKVDESEVGKINEDLPLEITVGAIENTVFDAVLDYIAPKGKEENGAIQFEIKGTMKKQDSIFIRAGLSANASIILGRADSVLSVKEALIQFDDKTKKPFVEIEKGNQQFERQDIELGISDGIFVEIKSGLDANDKIKVWNALEPEEFANN; encoded by the coding sequence ATGAAAAAATCAGTAACCCGGATTATTTTGCTCCTTATCGTTGTCGCCTTCGGAGGATCAATGTACTATCTCTATTCTAAAAATGCCGAGGACCCGGTAGTTTATGAAACCGAGCAAGCTTCCAAACGCACTATTATCAAAAAAACGGTCGCCACTGGCAGCATACTACCCTTGGAAGAAGTGCTAATCAAGCCGAATATTTCGGGTGTCATCGAAGAAGTATTCGTCGAGGGTGGCGACTACGTGAAGTCGGGAGACCTTCTTTGTCGGATAAAGGTGGTACCCAATCTGAACGCCCTTAACGATGCTAGGAATGCCATCGATGAGGCTAAAATCGGATTGGACGATCAACTGCGCAATCTGGAACGTCAAAAAGGCCTATTTGCCAAAGGTGTAATCTCAAAAGTAGATTTGGAGCGGGCACAAGTAGCTTATGATCAATCTAAACAAGCTTACGCTGCGGCAAATAAGCGGTACGATATTGTGAAAACAGGTACGACTAGGGGATTCGGTAATGCTGCGAACACCCAGATCCGAGCTACGGTAAGCGGTATGGTCTTAGAAGTTCCCGTAGAAGTGGGCAATCAAGTCATCGAGAGCAATAATTTTAACGAAGGTACTACCATAGCGGCTATCGCGGATATCGAAAAGATGATTTTCGAGGGAAAGGTAGATGAATCGGAAGTGGGTAAGATAAATGAAGATCTTCCTTTGGAAATAACCGTTGGTGCTATTGAAAACACGGTTTTCGATGCCGTATTGGACTATATCGCTCCCAAGGGGAAGGAAGAGAACGGTGCTATCCAATTTGAAATAAAGGGAACCATGAAAAAACAGGACTCTATTTTTATTCGAGCGGGACTAAGTGCGAATGCTTCGATAATTTTGGGAAGGGCCGATAGCGTTCTTTCGGTAAAGGAGGCTCTGATACAGTTCGACGATAAGACCAAAAAACCTTTTGTTGAAATCGAAAAAGGAAACCAACAATTTGAACGTCAGGATATTGAGTTGGGCATTAGTGATGGTATCTTCGTAGAAATAAAATCAGGTCTTGATGCAAACGACAAAATCAAGGTCTGGAACGCTCTGGAACCAGAAGAGTTCGCCAACAATTAA
- a CDS encoding ABC transporter permease: MFNKDRWKEILEVLTSNWFRTVLTAFGVFWGIAILIILLSAGKGLENGIKQDFGDIATNTMFMWSQATSKPYKGLPKGREFNFKVEDVQSIWDNVPNLRYISPRNRLSGFRGGNNVIRGINAGAYNVYGDYPEIINQDPMSITAGRFINYNDINEKRKVAIIGDGVRNGLYDKDEQVLGTYIKIQGVNFMVVGIYKKKSNDGDGEEGQKQIFVPFTAFSQAFNRGNDVGWMAITAQDGSSITSLKEAIVDVVKTSRKIHPEDKRAVGYFDLYEQYNRVESLFGALQFIAYFVGILVLLSGIIGVSNIMLIVVKERTKEIGIRRALGENPWSIKLQILMESIFLTIMSGMTGIIFGAFFIYAVNALLDANGPVDMFLNPSVSLGVVLGALLILMVSGLLAGFIPANSAIKVRPIDALRTE, translated from the coding sequence ATGTTCAACAAAGATCGTTGGAAAGAGATTTTGGAAGTACTGACCAGCAATTGGTTCCGTACGGTATTGACGGCGTTCGGGGTTTTCTGGGGCATTGCCATCTTGATCATCCTGCTTTCTGCGGGAAAAGGTCTTGAAAACGGAATCAAACAGGACTTTGGCGATATCGCTACCAATACCATGTTCATGTGGTCTCAGGCAACCTCAAAGCCTTACAAGGGACTCCCAAAGGGTAGGGAGTTTAATTTTAAGGTAGAGGACGTACAATCCATTTGGGACAACGTCCCTAATTTGCGATACATATCACCCAGAAACAGACTTAGTGGTTTTAGAGGGGGCAACAATGTGATCAGAGGCATCAACGCAGGGGCCTACAATGTATATGGCGATTATCCTGAAATCATCAATCAAGACCCAATGAGCATTACCGCAGGTCGCTTTATCAATTACAACGATATCAATGAAAAGCGCAAGGTGGCCATTATTGGCGATGGGGTAAGAAACGGACTCTACGATAAAGACGAGCAGGTTTTGGGAACCTACATCAAGATTCAGGGTGTAAATTTCATGGTGGTCGGAATTTACAAAAAGAAAAGTAATGATGGCGATGGCGAGGAAGGACAGAAACAGATTTTTGTGCCTTTTACGGCATTCTCGCAAGCCTTTAATAGGGGAAATGATGTGGGTTGGATGGCCATAACCGCCCAGGATGGCAGCTCCATTACAAGCTTAAAGGAAGCCATCGTAGACGTCGTCAAAACAAGCCGAAAAATACATCCGGAAGACAAACGCGCTGTAGGCTACTTTGATTTATACGAGCAGTACAACAGGGTGGAAAGTCTCTTTGGGGCACTCCAGTTTATTGCCTATTTCGTTGGTATTTTGGTACTGCTATCCGGAATAATCGGCGTGAGCAATATCATGCTCATCGTGGTAAAAGAGCGTACGAAGGAGATTGGTATTAGACGTGCGTTGGGCGAGAATCCTTGGTCGATAAAGCTACAGATTTTAATGGAATCCATTTTCTTGACCATCATGTCGGGAATGACAGGGATAATATTCGGGGCTTTCTTCATTTATGCGGTAAATGCGCTGTTGGATGCCAATGGCCCAGTCGATATGTTTCTGAACCCAAGTGTGAGTTTAGGGGTCGTTTTGGGTGCGCTGTTGATATTGATGGTATCGGGTCTTTTGGCCGGGTTTATACCCGCTAATAGTGCGATAAAGGTCCGACCTATAGATGCTTTAAGAACGGAATAA
- a CDS encoding ABC transporter permease: MFDIERWQEIFDTIRKNKLRTFLTGLSVASGIFILVILLGFGQGMQNGIAHEFEQDASTSVWAWPGVTTKEFKGLNPGRRIQLRNENYQFSSNLLQDAIEHKSPRIFVRDITVNYGKEALIYGVQGVSYQFQQIENAKMHEGRFLIYQDEVNTAKVAVIGKKIKNDVFNEVDTPIGELIDISGVQFKIVGVYSETEDREEERIYIPITTAQKVFNGGDRINNMAFTLPEVENFDEAVAQAVQFKDELQDYLKQAHTIAPNDGGGVEVWSAMEEAKRYYGLTGNIKLFFWFVGICTIVAGVVGVSNIMLIVVKERTREIGIRKALGAKPWSIIGMILHEAIFVTAISGFGGLIFSMGLLEIVGPHIEVDYIMNPSVNFNVAITTVFVLIFAGAVAGFFPAWRAANIHTIDAIRDE, encoded by the coding sequence ATGTTCGACATCGAAAGATGGCAGGAAATCTTCGATACCATCCGTAAAAATAAATTACGGACCTTCCTAACTGGGCTATCCGTAGCCTCCGGTATTTTTATTCTGGTAATCTTATTGGGCTTTGGTCAAGGTATGCAAAATGGTATCGCCCACGAATTCGAACAGGATGCATCGACCAGTGTTTGGGCATGGCCCGGTGTTACCACAAAAGAGTTCAAAGGCTTGAATCCCGGTCGCCGAATTCAACTTCGCAACGAGAACTATCAATTTTCATCCAATTTACTGCAAGATGCTATCGAGCATAAATCGCCACGGATTTTTGTTCGGGATATTACCGTCAATTATGGGAAGGAGGCCCTTATATATGGGGTTCAGGGAGTGTCTTACCAATTTCAGCAAATAGAGAATGCGAAAATGCACGAGGGGCGTTTTCTAATCTACCAAGACGAGGTCAATACTGCCAAGGTAGCGGTCATTGGTAAGAAAATCAAGAATGACGTCTTTAATGAGGTCGATACGCCGATTGGCGAGCTCATCGATATCTCAGGGGTGCAGTTTAAAATCGTGGGGGTCTATTCGGAAACCGAAGACCGCGAAGAAGAACGCATCTATATTCCGATTACCACGGCCCAAAAAGTGTTCAACGGGGGCGATCGCATCAACAATATGGCCTTTACACTGCCGGAAGTTGAAAATTTTGATGAGGCCGTAGCGCAAGCCGTTCAGTTTAAGGATGAACTTCAGGACTATCTGAAACAAGCACACACCATTGCCCCGAACGACGGGGGCGGTGTTGAGGTTTGGAGTGCTATGGAAGAGGCAAAACGATACTATGGGTTGACAGGGAACATTAAACTCTTTTTCTGGTTTGTGGGCATCTGTACCATAGTGGCCGGGGTAGTGGGTGTAAGCAATATTATGCTGATCGTTGTCAAAGAACGCACTAGGGAAATCGGAATTCGCAAAGCATTGGGTGCAAAACCATGGTCGATTATAGGTATGATTTTACATGAGGCCATTTTCGTGACCGCCATTTCCGGTTTTGGGGGACTCATATTTAGTATGGGATTGCTTGAAATCGTTGGGCCCCACATCGAGGTCGATTATATCATGAACCCGTCAGTCAATTTTAATGTGGCCATTACCACTGTTTTCGTATTGATTTTTGCAGGTGCGGTTGCGGGATTTTTTCCTGCCTGGCGGGCCGCTAATATACACACCATCGATGCCATACGGGACGAATAA
- a CDS encoding DUF420 domain-containing protein — protein sequence MDAIAKKERNFNRIITIVSIVVPLVVALLFRVKVPGVERMGFLPPIYASINGLTAVLLIVGLLAIKSGKKQLHQNVMTSCIALSLLFLILYIAYHMTSDSTSYGGEGMLRYVYYFILVSHIILSIGIIPLVLKTYARAYLKKYEAHRKLARITFPIWLYVAITGVVVYLMISPYYPS from the coding sequence ATGGATGCCATAGCCAAGAAAGAAAGAAATTTTAATAGGATTATCACCATTGTATCGATTGTGGTTCCCTTGGTCGTTGCGCTACTATTCAGGGTGAAAGTACCAGGCGTGGAACGAATGGGCTTTTTACCTCCGATTTATGCTTCTATAAACGGACTGACAGCCGTCTTGTTGATTGTTGGGCTACTTGCCATTAAAAGTGGGAAAAAGCAATTACATCAAAACGTTATGACGAGTTGTATTGCGTTATCGTTGTTGTTTTTGATATTGTATATCGCATACCATATGACTTCCGATTCAACGAGCTATGGTGGGGAAGGGATGCTGCGATATGTGTATTATTTCATCCTTGTATCACATATTATTTTGTCGATAGGTATTATTCCGCTCGTGCTGAAGACGTATGCGCGGGCGTATTTAAAGAAATATGAAGCGCATCGTAAATTGGCAAGGATTACCTTCCCGATATGGCTTTATGTCGCGATTACCGGGGTAGTGGTCTATTTGATGATTTCGCCATACTACCCGAGTTGA
- a CDS encoding SCO family protein produces the protein MKNKYTYVWVSLIVLVFGIIVIPRIIDRIKSGTVVQNDRMNVKDNSGELAYVLLNGKKRRVPEFAFTNQDSLLISNTDYEGKVFVVEFFFTTCPSICPIMNKNLVEIQNEFGENPDFGIASFSITPEHDTPKVLKEYAERYGITDLDWNLMTGDQEKIYDLANAGFNIFAAEVPDAPGGFEHSGMFALIDKNGYIRSRVDKFGNPIVYYRGAITEEQGTNEHGETEQISALKKDIEKLLQE, from the coding sequence ATGAAAAACAAATACACATACGTCTGGGTGTCTCTAATCGTTTTAGTTTTTGGCATTATTGTTATTCCGCGAATTATTGATCGGATAAAATCAGGTACTGTCGTTCAGAATGATCGAATGAACGTAAAGGACAATAGTGGAGAACTGGCCTACGTACTTTTGAATGGTAAAAAACGCAGGGTTCCAGAGTTTGCCTTTACCAATCAGGATAGCTTGCTTATTTCCAATACCGATTATGAGGGTAAGGTGTTCGTCGTTGAGTTCTTCTTCACCACTTGCCCGAGCATCTGTCCTATCATGAACAAGAATCTGGTTGAGATACAGAACGAATTTGGTGAAAATCCGGATTTCGGGATTGCATCTTTTTCCATTACACCGGAACACGATACCCCAAAGGTCTTAAAAGAGTACGCCGAGCGATATGGCATTACGGATCTGGATTGGAACTTAATGACGGGCGATCAAGAAAAAATCTATGACCTTGCGAACGCAGGGTTTAATATTTTTGCCGCCGAAGTTCCAGATGCTCCGGGTGGGTTCGAACATTCCGGAATGTTCGCTTTGATTGATAAGAATGGGTATATCCGTTCTCGGGTGGATAAGTTCGGAAATCCGATCGTGTATTATCGGGGGGCAATTACCGAAGAGCAGGGAACGAATGAACATGGGGAAACAGAGCAGATTTCAGCCCTAAAGAAAGATATTGAAAAACTGTTGCAGGAATAG
- a CDS encoding cytochrome C oxidase subunit IV family protein produces the protein MAHEHKLEIFRGLVKFKSNTSKIWGVLIFLTIVTTVEVALGIVKPAVLIQNTFLGMKILNWIFIILTLVKAYYIAWDFMHLRDEKTALRRAIVWTPIFLVAYLVFILLLEADYVYEVYKTGFVEWNF, from the coding sequence ATGGCACACGAGCACAAACTTGAGATTTTCAGAGGATTGGTAAAATTCAAATCGAACACCTCGAAAATTTGGGGCGTATTGATTTTTCTTACCATTGTAACCACGGTTGAGGTGGCATTAGGTATTGTTAAACCAGCAGTGCTTATCCAGAATACGTTTTTGGGAATGAAAATCCTTAACTGGATTTTTATCATCCTTACGCTGGTCAAGGCCTATTATATCGCCTGGGATTTCATGCACTTGCGCGATGAGAAGACGGCACTGAGAAGGGCGATCGTATGGACGCCCATTTTTCTCGTTGCGTATTTGGTCTTTATATTGTTGTTGGAAGCTGACTATGTCTATGAGGTATATAAAACCGGATTTGTTGAATGGAATTTCTAA
- a CDS encoding cytochrome c oxidase subunit 3 yields the protein MDSTVATGSEENVWGGGNRPLGASYGKLMMWFFLVSDALTFSGFLAAYGFSRFKFIETWPIADEVFTHVPFFHGNFPMYYVAFMTFILIMSSVTMVLAVDAGHKMKKNAVIWYMFLTIIGGAIFVGSQAWEWATFISGDYGAVETKGGRILQFVKADTGERAALADFAKEISSDREAHERKNGIWYYDEGYQTSYNLNEVVAGLKANPNILIRTELINEEGEKTLLNREETLAKINDGVMVVEGANLVRNEYGSRLFADFFFFITGFHGFHVFSGVMINLIIFFNVILGTYEKRGHYEMVEKVGLYWHFVDLVWVFVFTFFYLV from the coding sequence ATGGATTCTACTGTAGCTACAGGTTCTGAAGAAAATGTTTGGGGAGGCGGTAATCGGCCTTTAGGTGCCAGTTATGGCAAATTAATGATGTGGTTCTTCTTGGTTTCGGATGCCCTGACATTTTCCGGTTTCTTGGCAGCCTATGGTTTTTCAAGGTTCAAGTTTATCGAAACCTGGCCAATAGCCGATGAAGTGTTTACTCACGTTCCCTTCTTCCATGGCAACTTTCCAATGTACTATGTGGCCTTCATGACCTTTATTCTGATCATGTCATCGGTCACGATGGTTTTGGCGGTGGATGCAGGGCATAAAATGAAAAAAAATGCCGTTATCTGGTACATGTTCCTGACCATTATCGGAGGTGCAATTTTCGTTGGTTCCCAAGCATGGGAATGGGCGACTTTTATCAGTGGGGATTATGGCGCCGTCGAAACCAAAGGAGGGCGAATCCTTCAATTTGTAAAGGCCGATACGGGCGAGCGGGCCGCTCTGGCCGATTTCGCAAAGGAAATCAGCAGCGATCGCGAGGCGCACGAAAGAAAGAACGGTATCTGGTATTACGATGAAGGTTACCAAACGAGCTACAACTTAAATGAGGTCGTTGCCGGATTAAAGGCCAACCCGAATATTCTTATCAGAACGGAGTTGATCAATGAGGAGGGGGAAAAGACCTTGTTGAATAGAGAGGAAACCTTGGCTAAGATAAACGACGGGGTCATGGTAGTCGAGGGAGCTAACTTGGTGCGGAATGAATATGGTAGTAGGCTTTTTGCCGATTTCTTTTTCTTTATTACGGGCTTTCACGGTTTTCACGTATTCTCAGGGGTCATGATCAATTTGATTATTTTCTTCAATGTGATTTTGGGAACCTACGAGAAAAGAGGGCATTACGAAATGGTGGAAAAAGTGGGACTGTACTGGCACTTTGTAGATTTAGTGTGGGTATTTGTATTTACCTTCTTCTATTTAGTTTAA